In Spirosoma aureum, a single genomic region encodes these proteins:
- a CDS encoding HNH endonuclease, with the protein MIEKKYQSFWNEKWVPIVFDGIENQPRYDVSNYGRLRSFQTTTRPANPTTTTTGTIIKGSVIQGYRSLNIRSAGKTLNRYVHKLVAEQFITREHPDQTFVIHLDHDKQNNYYQNLKWVTKNEMIEHNRNNPSLKNRPAPRPTRNYKLTESKVKIIKKLLRNDKNRLKMIAKQFGITHTQLNRIRSGENWKHVTIDGD; encoded by the coding sequence ATGATTGAGAAGAAGTATCAAAGTTTCTGGAACGAAAAGTGGGTGCCCATAGTGTTCGATGGTATTGAAAACCAGCCTCGCTATGACGTTTCAAATTATGGACGACTGCGTAGTTTTCAGACTACAACACGCCCTGCCAACCCGACAACTACTACAACTGGAACCATTATCAAAGGCTCTGTCATTCAGGGGTATCGATCGCTAAACATACGTTCGGCTGGAAAAACTCTGAACCGATATGTTCATAAGCTGGTGGCCGAGCAGTTCATCACCCGCGAACATCCCGATCAAACCTTCGTGATCCATCTCGACCATGACAAGCAAAATAACTACTATCAGAATCTGAAGTGGGTTACTAAAAACGAGATGATTGAGCATAACCGGAACAATCCGAGTCTCAAAAATCGCCCGGCACCTCGCCCAACCCGCAATTATAAATTAACCGAAAGCAAGGTTAAAATTATAAAGAAGCTGCTCAGAAATGATAAAAATCGACTTAAGATGATTGCCAAGCAATTTGGCATCACCCATACACAATTGAATCGAATTCGGTCGGGCGAAAACTGGAAACATGTGACAATTGATGGTGATTAG
- a CDS encoding CoA-binding protein — MNTESKKTVVIGASENPGRYANRAAHSLVRHGHEIELVGLRPGQIEGRPIQTGQPTLTDIDTVTLYVGPRNQSDLYNYIKGLKPKRVIFNPGTENPDFERQLQAEGIEPIEACTLVMLSIGTY; from the coding sequence ATGAATACTGAATCAAAAAAAACAGTAGTTATTGGCGCTTCTGAAAATCCCGGACGATACGCAAATCGGGCTGCTCATAGTTTAGTACGACACGGCCACGAAATTGAATTAGTTGGATTAAGGCCGGGCCAGATTGAAGGGCGCCCTATTCAGACGGGACAACCGACGCTAACCGATATCGATACAGTTACCTTGTATGTTGGGCCACGGAATCAATCTGACCTGTACAATTATATCAAAGGGCTGAAGCCGAAGCGAGTGATTTTTAATCCAGGAACCGAAAATCCGGATTTTGAACGGCAATTACAGGCCGAAGGTATTGAACCCATTGAAGCCTGTACACTAGTGATGTTATCGATCGGAACCTACTAA